One part of the Nostoc sp. PCC 7120 = FACHB-418 genome encodes these proteins:
- a CDS encoding CPBP family intramembrane glutamic endopeptidase, producing MKIKAIKRHQGIGTEVKDATYVEAAGWGKYRWWRYVLGLIIILFAWMVVANFASALVALALGGKEGVAAFGRLDYAAFGRVGGFVVSMAGFPVFLAGILIAVTLIHQRHPRTLITAREQISWTRVGHGFVAGFVPWVLLAGLGQYLLYPDSFSFNSDLKTFALFVPIALVITAIQTTTEELFFRGYIVQGASLIWSNRVFLAIVSAVIFTLPHATNPESQEGGWIGMFLGLFVGTGLLFAIVSLIDGTTELAIGAHFANNIAYFLLFNWSGSFFTTPALFSVSEYHARFYDITSLVLIPIFLVIVFRVFKRDEASEPVSQNHLKGRR from the coding sequence ATGAAAATTAAAGCAATCAAAAGACATCAGGGAATCGGAACAGAAGTGAAAGACGCGACTTACGTCGAGGCTGCTGGGTGGGGTAAGTATCGGTGGTGGCGGTATGTTCTGGGGCTGATAATCATCCTCTTTGCCTGGATGGTCGTTGCCAACTTCGCCAGTGCGCTCGTCGCGCTTGCGCTCGGCGGCAAAGAGGGTGTCGCGGCTTTCGGTCGGCTAGATTATGCCGCATTCGGTCGGGTAGGGGGCTTTGTCGTGAGCATGGCAGGTTTTCCGGTGTTCCTCGCAGGAATCCTCATCGCCGTCACCCTCATCCACCAGCGTCATCCCCGAACGCTCATCACGGCGCGGGAGCAGATCAGTTGGACTCGCGTCGGTCACGGCTTTGTAGCTGGGTTTGTGCCGTGGGTGCTGCTAGCCGGACTAGGGCAGTACCTCCTCTACCCCGATAGCTTCTCCTTCAACTCCGACCTCAAGACGTTCGCGCTCTTCGTGCCGATCGCGCTGGTCATCACTGCGATCCAGACGACCACTGAGGAGCTTTTCTTTCGCGGGTACATCGTGCAGGGCGCAAGCCTGATCTGGTCGAATCGGGTGTTTCTGGCGATCGTCTCGGCTGTGATCTTCACGCTGCCGCACGCCACTAATCCAGAGTCACAGGAGGGCGGCTGGATCGGGATGTTCCTCGGACTCTTCGTCGGCACGGGTCTGCTGTTTGCGATCGTTTCATTGATCGACGGCACTACCGAGCTTGCGATCGGCGCACATTTCGCTAACAACATCGCGTACTTTCTTTTGTTCAACTGGTCTGGAAGCTTCTTCACTACGCCAGCCCTGTTCAGCGTTAGTGAGTACCATGCAAGATTCTACGACATCACCTCTCTCGTGCTGATTCCCATTTTCCTGGTGATTGTTTTCCGGGTGTTCAAACGCGATGAGGCATCCGAACCCGTTTCCCAAAATCATCTGAAGGGTCGTCGGTAA
- a CDS encoding SDR family oxidoreductase, whose protein sequence is MSTDENKVIAITGASSGIGEATARLLARQGLRVMLGARRTDRLEAIAAEIRSKGGEAEYRTLDVTNLEDMQAFVEFAQDKFGRLDVVVNNAGLMPLSRLEVLKIDEWNRMIDVNIRGVLHGIAAALPLFKQQRSGQFVNLSSIGGHNVYPTAAVYCATKFAVWAISEGLRQESTDIRVTVISPGVTETELASTITDAEAAEWVEGFREAVIPADAIARAIAFAIEQPVEVDVNEIIVRPIGQMS, encoded by the coding sequence ATGTCAACTGATGAGAACAAAGTTATTGCGATTACTGGAGCTAGTAGCGGTATTGGTGAAGCAACTGCTAGATTGCTGGCTCGCCAGGGTTTACGGGTTATGTTAGGGGCGCGGCGTACCGATCGATTGGAAGCGATCGCTGCCGAAATTCGCTCTAAAGGTGGCGAAGCAGAATACCGCACCCTTGATGTCACCAACCTCGAAGATATGCAAGCCTTTGTCGAGTTTGCCCAAGATAAATTTGGTCGCCTTGATGTTGTGGTGAACAATGCGGGCTTGATGCCGCTTTCCAGGCTAGAGGTGCTGAAGATCGATGAATGGAACCGCATGATTGATGTGAACATTCGCGGTGTGCTTCATGGGATTGCTGCTGCACTACCCCTCTTTAAGCAGCAACGATCAGGGCAGTTTGTCAATCTATCCTCGATTGGCGGGCATAACGTCTATCCAACCGCAGCCGTGTACTGCGCCACTAAGTTTGCAGTTTGGGCGATTTCCGAGGGACTGCGGCAAGAATCGACGGACATCCGGGTTACGGTGATTTCGCCTGGAGTGACGGAAACTGAACTTGCCAGCACGATCACGGATGCTGAAGCAGCAGAATGGGTGGAGGGATTTCGTGAGGCAGTGATTCCGGCAGATGCGATCGCGCGTGCGATTGCCTTTGCGATCGAGCAACCCGTAGAGGTAGATGTGAATGAAATCATTGTTCGACCGATTGGACAAATGAGCTAA
- a CDS encoding CPBP family intramembrane glutamic endopeptidase — translation MAILKQFGILFVLGSVGIVMFTITSIPLIEQQLAKLSPETLGKVPPLWILMPLQGLQYSILLAISILIGIGCAYRVGLRSHLIDYWVLHTPKIPYSVIEMKWSLGVGAATTITVLLLDRFMKPALPEALQASSHTEPNWLSSLTAMLYGGITEEILMRWGLMSLLVWIAWKWLKQGVTLPSQGIYQGAIFLAALVFGLLHLPATTAIVPLTPVVIIRALLLNGIAGTAFGWLFWQYSLEAAMLAHISFHAFAFVLSGLLARLA, via the coding sequence ATGGCAATTCTGAAACAATTTGGAATTTTATTTGTATTGGGCAGTGTGGGAATTGTGATGTTTACGATCACGTCTATTCCTTTAATCGAGCAACAGTTAGCGAAACTGTCTCCAGAAACACTGGGAAAAGTGCCTCCATTATGGATTTTAATGCCTCTGCAAGGACTACAGTATTCAATTCTACTGGCAATCAGCATTCTGATCGGAATTGGCTGTGCCTATCGCGTTGGATTACGCTCACATTTGATTGACTACTGGGTACTTCATACCCCTAAAATTCCATATTCTGTCATTGAGATGAAATGGAGCTTGGGTGTGGGTGCAGCGACAACAATCACTGTCCTGTTGCTTGATCGGTTCATGAAACCTGCTCTACCTGAAGCGCTACAGGCATCCAGTCATACAGAACCGAATTGGCTGAGTTCACTTACAGCAATGCTTTATGGCGGCATCACTGAGGAAATTTTGATGCGATGGGGCTTAATGTCGCTGCTTGTTTGGATCGCGTGGAAATGGCTAAAACAAGGCGTTACGTTGCCAAGTCAAGGGATTTACCAGGGTGCGATCTTTCTAGCCGCTTTGGTATTTGGACTACTACACCTGCCAGCGACTACTGCAATCGTTCCCCTCACTCCAGTTGTGATTATTCGGGCGTTGTTACTGAATGGAATTGCGGGGACTGCGTTTGGCTGGCTCTTTTGGCAATATTCGCTAGAAGCTGCAATGTTAGCCCATATCAGCTTTCATGCTTTTGCTTTTGTTCTTAGCGGTTTACTGGCAAGGTTGGCTTAA
- a CDS encoding ABC transporter ATP-binding protein, whose amino-acid sequence MTSTFHHVSNKLSPLRRLLNYGQKYRGQIYQASTYSVINTVLDLAPPWLVGIAVDILVQQQDSTIAKFGIKEVVWQFALLSLITVIVWIFESLSQYAYDRIWRNVAQNIQHSLRLDAYNHLQKLESAYFEDSSTGGLMSILSDDINQLEDFLNGGANEVIQVTTSLIILIVGAFFILPFNITLAAMLPMPFILWGSLVYQKRLEPRYADVREKVSFLNSRLANNISGITTIKSFTAEKYESARLAEESEAYRKSNAKAIKLSAAFIPLIRMLVLAGFTALLFLGGMAAYSQKISIGNYSVLLVLVQRLLWPLVFLGETFDHYQRGMASTRRVMDLLDTPIQIITGDVPLVVENVRGEVDFKNVTFAYQNSEVIIKDLSLHIPAGNTIAVVGSTGSGKSTLVKLLLRFYDVSHGSITIDGIDIQKLNLSDLRRSIGLVSQDVFLFHGTVAENIAYGTFDASDEAIINAAKVAEAHDFIMRLPQGYETIVGERGQKLSGGQRQRIAIARAVLKNPPILILDEATSAVDNETEAAIQRSLEKITVNRTTIAIAHRLSTIRHSHCIYVMEHGQIVEQGTHEDLIALDGIYTNLWRVQSGVH is encoded by the coding sequence ATGACATCAACATTCCATCATGTATCAAACAAACTTTCTCCCTTGCGCCGATTACTCAATTATGGACAAAAATATCGTGGACAAATTTACCAAGCGTCTACCTATTCGGTTATTAATACAGTTTTAGATTTAGCCCCCCCTTGGTTAGTGGGTATTGCCGTAGATATATTAGTGCAACAACAAGATTCTACAATTGCTAAATTTGGTATTAAAGAAGTAGTATGGCAATTTGCATTACTTTCATTAATTACCGTTATTGTTTGGATATTTGAATCACTTTCCCAATACGCTTATGACAGAATTTGGCGAAATGTGGCTCAAAATATCCAACATAGTTTACGTTTAGACGCCTACAATCATTTACAAAAATTAGAATCGGCTTATTTTGAAGACAGCAGTACAGGCGGTTTGATGTCAATTCTCAGTGATGATATCAACCAACTTGAAGATTTTTTAAATGGGGGAGCAAATGAAGTTATCCAAGTCACCACTTCCTTAATAATTTTGATTGTTGGTGCGTTTTTCATTTTGCCATTTAACATTACTCTTGCAGCAATGTTACCTATGCCCTTTATTCTTTGGGGTTCACTGGTATATCAAAAACGGCTAGAACCCCGTTATGCCGATGTTAGAGAAAAAGTTAGTTTTCTCAACTCGCGGCTTGCTAATAATATTAGTGGAATTACGACAATTAAAAGTTTTACAGCAGAGAAGTATGAAAGTGCCAGACTAGCAGAGGAAAGTGAAGCTTACAGAAAAAGTAACGCCAAAGCAATTAAACTTTCTGCTGCTTTTATTCCTTTAATTAGAATGTTGGTTTTAGCAGGGTTTACGGCTTTGTTATTTCTGGGAGGTATGGCAGCATATTCACAGAAAATATCTATAGGTAATTACAGCGTTTTACTGGTGCTGGTACAAAGATTACTGTGGCCATTGGTGTTTTTAGGAGAAACTTTTGACCATTATCAAAGAGGAATGGCTTCTACTAGGCGGGTAATGGATTTATTAGATACTCCTATCCAAATTATTACGGGGGATGTACCTTTAGTTGTGGAAAATGTGCGGGGTGAGGTTGATTTTAAAAACGTTACCTTTGCCTATCAAAACAGTGAAGTGATTATTAAAGATTTATCTTTACATATTCCTGCCGGAAACACTATTGCGGTTGTTGGTTCTACAGGTTCGGGTAAAAGCACTTTAGTGAAATTATTGTTACGATTTTATGATGTTTCTCATGGCTCAATTACCATTGATGGGATTGATATTCAAAAGTTAAATTTATCTGATTTACGTCGCAGTATTGGCTTAGTTAGTCAAGATGTATTCTTATTTCATGGTACGGTGGCAGAAAATATTGCCTACGGTACTTTTGATGCTAGTGATGAAGCCATTATTAATGCTGCAAAAGTAGCTGAGGCACATGATTTTATTATGCGACTTCCCCAAGGTTATGAAACAATAGTTGGGGAACGTGGACAAAAGTTATCTGGGGGACAACGCCAACGTATTGCGATCGCTAGAGCAGTTTTGAAAAATCCGCCGATTTTGATTTTAGATGAGGCAACATCTGCGGTGGATAATGAGACGGAAGCAGCTATTCAACGTTCTTTAGAAAAGATTACCGTAAATCGAACTACCATTGCGATCGCTCACCGTCTTTCTACAATACGCCACAGTCATTGCATATATGTCATGGAGCATGGTCAAATTGTCGAGCAGGGTACACACGAAGATTTAATCGCCCTGGATGGGATTTACACCAACTTGTGGCGTGTACAGTCTGGGGTGCATTAA